A single region of the Prevotella sp. HUN102 genome encodes:
- a CDS encoding RNA polymerase sigma factor, whose translation MKEEAFAKLAPQLRSLAQKVSRGAGASKEEAEDIAQDAMLRLWQMHDELERFNSLEAVTARIAHNLTLSLHRKPILDNLNGKEITLLQPSPAETLEDKENDEWMQQRIDQLPDTEHTILMMRQVEQRSNKEIAQLLGIAETSVSTLLARARRRLLEDIKRRNKQ comes from the coding sequence ATGAAAGAAGAAGCATTTGCAAAACTGGCTCCACAACTGAGAAGTCTGGCACAAAAGGTCAGCAGAGGGGCGGGAGCCAGCAAGGAAGAGGCCGAAGACATAGCACAGGATGCTATGCTCCGTCTGTGGCAAATGCACGACGAACTTGAAAGATTCAACTCTCTGGAAGCCGTTACGGCGAGAATTGCCCACAACCTGACGCTCAGTCTTCACAGAAAGCCGATACTTGACAACCTGAACGGAAAGGAGATAACACTACTGCAGCCATCGCCTGCCGAAACTTTGGAAGACAAGGAAAACGACGAATGGATGCAACAACGCATAGACCAACTGCCCGACACGGAGCATACGATTCTGATGATGCGGCAGGTGGAGCAGCGAAGCAATAAGGAAATAGCACAACTACTGGGCATTGCAGAGACATCGGTAAGCACGCTGCTTGCCAGAGCACGAAGAAGATTGTTGGAGGACATAAAAAGGAGGAACAAACAATGA